In Pyrus communis chromosome 1, drPyrComm1.1, whole genome shotgun sequence, the following are encoded in one genomic region:
- the LOC137708763 gene encoding RNA demethylase ALKBH9B-like — MAMMMEDGHGQDLRSLARTLERDQILEVLSGGFCCSCQLLLESRIRTLLNKKVGEEVSFSSDDDNSSAQLKSMDAQTPSPCQCVDEPIVPSSENATESFDKMLDQQECTPIQTPYHTTPVHSSIQIECTSNSSSPMLFAGAKSGDSSEDPNEHNRVLQVRRQNFVHIEYIHGKRINVLQGLELHPRVFDAEEQKQIIECVYNLQRMGKSGQLKERTYSEPRKWMRGKGRVTIQFGCCYNYAVDKKGNAPGIVRDEDVDPLPPLFKQMINRMVRWHILPSSCIPDSCIVNIYDEGDCIPPHIDHHDFVRPFCTVSLLAECNILFGSNLKVVGPGEFSGPYSIRLPVGSVLLLDGNAANVAKHCIPGVPARRISITFRKMDSSKLPHNFFHDPELQGSKPYAVSPFVKSKTQQDQREKHYSYLPRRNRGEFENAKKRNRNSFLLEKDEFSPPGRFSSGKRRIFNRR, encoded by the exons ATGGCGATGATGATGGAGGATGGCCATGGCCAAGATTTGAGGAGCTTGGCGAGGACTTTAGAACGCGACCAAATTCTGGAAGTTTTGTCAGGCGGGTTTTGCTGCAGCTGCCAACTCCTTTTGGAGAGTCGAATTCGCACCCTCCTCAACA AAAAAGTTGGTGAGGAGGTATCTTTTTCCAGTGATGATGATAATAGTTCTGCACAATTGAAGTCCATGGATGCACAAACCCCTTCACCATGCCAGTGTGTGGACGAACCAATTGTGCCGTCCTCAGAGAATGCTACGGAGTCATTCGATAAAATGCTTGACCAGCAAGAGTGCACTCCAATCCAAACACCTTATCATACAACTCCTGTCCACTCATCAATCCAAATAGAGTGCACGTCTAATTCATCTTCTCCGATGTTATTCGCTGGTGCAAAAAGTGGAGATTCCTCGGAGGATCCAAACGAGCATAACCGAGTATTACAAGTTCGGAGACAGAACTTCGTCCACATTGAGTATATACATGGCAAACGAATAAATGTCTTACAGGGCCTAGAGCTACATCCTCGGGTTTTTGATGCCGAGGAGCAGAAGCAAATTATCGAGTGTGTCTACAATTTACAACGTATGGGGAAAAGTGGACAACTTAAAG AGCGAACATATAGCGAACCTAGAAAGTGGATGCGTGGTAAAGGACGTGTGACAATACAATTTGGTTGTTGTTACAATTATGCAGTG GATAAGAAAGGGAACGCGCCAGGTATTGTTAGAGATGAAGATGTTGATCCTTTACCTCCTTTGTTCAAGCAAATGATAAACAGGATGGTTCGTTGGCATATATTACCTTCATCATGCATCCCGGACAGCTGCATTGTGAATATTTATGACGAAGGGGACTGCATTCCTCCTCATATTGACCACCATGATTTTGTTAGACCGTTTTGCACGGTTTCACTTTTGGCCGAATGCAACATACTTTTCGGTTCAAATCTAAAGGTTGTAGGACCAGGAGAATTTTCAGGACCTTATTCTATACGTTTGCCTGTCGG ATCGGTGCTTCTTCTAGATGGTAATGCAGCTAATGTTGCTAAGCATTGCATACCTGGTGTTCCAGCAAGAAG GATTTCGATTACTTTCAGAAAAATGGATAGTAGCAAGCTACCGCACAATTTTTTCCATGATCCCGAGCTTCAGGGAAGTAAACCTTACGCTGTTTCTCCATTTGTCAAATCAAAAACCCAGCAAGATCAACGAGAGAAGCATTATTCCTATCTTCCTAGACGCAACCGTGGTGAATTCGAGAACGCTAAGAAGCGGAACCGCAACTCTTTTCTTCTTGAGAAAGATGAGTTTTCTCCACCTGGTAGATTCAGTTCTGGGAAGAGACGGATATTCAACAGACGGTGA